A region of the Dromaius novaehollandiae isolate bDroNov1 chromosome W, bDroNov1.hap1, whole genome shotgun sequence genome:
agcctttccccaggtgagtgCATCGGTGCTAGCCTGCCTGCTCTTCCTggaccctcccctgtgctccatGCAGGGCTccaagctggcagtgctgctctgtagAGCAAGTGGCTtatggtgccctggggccacagggtgactctgctcTGGCTGTTGTGGTCAGGGTttgaagcagacccagctggatgggcatcattgcacctgtaAGCCCCTTACCAAGGcatctgtggctgtggatgatgctctgagcaatcacagggcatttcaaatggctcagacTGCATTCAGGTGTGTCATTAGAGTCAGCCCATGgtttttcattgaaggtgacaggAACCACTCTCCCGACTCCCCTCCCTGTGCCTGCAGGGTCTCCACTGCAGGCacctgtcaccagccctgtcatatgGGAgaagacagtcccaggcagatactgcttgaccattcaccactatcaggagcactgggcacccacaagtgagagttgaatccagccctcattccctaacacatcactctTTGAGCTTATTACCTTAAGCCCATGGACaaccttggaaaagcaacaggcccctTCATGATGAAAGTCCTTGAGCATATTCTTGgccccagctttggaagaaaaaaacaactttcaagcacagcactgaggaaatcccctttgaTTGGAGAGGGCAggtctgacacagtgacagataCTTCAAAGAAGGCCTGCCAGTCAGACAGACTGGGGTTTTGCCTCTGGaaaagtgggatgaattcaaaaatttgtgtacaaacatgattatcacagagagaatgcccaaagcacaagagttgtctgagataaattagaaatcacttgtgaagagggatgggcagcttattgctgctgaactactaccagttgaatcagtttcttcagtgtgcCCTGgcgctccttgttcctcatgctgtagatgagggatttcagtgttggaggcagcaCTGAGTACAGCACGGCCAGTGCTGGATCCAGacctggggaggagatggagaggggcttcaggtaggcaaacactgCAGTGCTGAAAAACATGGAGACCACGaacaggtgagggaggcacatggaaaaggctttgtgctgtccctgctcagaggggatcctcagcacgactgtgaagatctgcacataggacagcacaatgagaATGAAACACCCAACGACTAAAGAAAGACTAACCCcaataaccccaacttccctgaggtaggagtctgagcaggaaagcttaaggatctggggaatttcacagaagaactggcccagcaCGTTGCCTTGGCAGAATGTTACTGAAAACACATTTGCAGTGGGCACcactgcattgagaaaaccactggcccaggcagctgctgccattttgacacaagctctctcacccatgagggtctcgtagtgcaggggtctgcagatggcaatgtagcggtcgtaggccatgactgttaGAAGAGAAcactcagctgaaatgaaaacagcaaacaaaaagacctgggcagcacatcctgagtaggaaatagccctggtgtcccacagggaactggccatggattttggcacagtggtggagatgacgccaaggtcgaggagggagaggctgaggaggaggcagtacatgggggtgtggaggcggcggtcacaggctatggctgtggtgatgaggccattgcccaggagggcagccaggtagatgcccaggaagagtgagaagtgcaagagctgcagctcccatgtgtctgcaaatgccaggaggaggaactcggtgaaggagctgccattggacatttgcttcctcttgGTGCCAGGCACTGTCCAGGGAgggaaagacattgacaagttaggacaggcTTTTCTGGGCAAATCTCATTCCTCTTCTCATACTACCCCGCACATTTCCTCTGTCCTTTACCTTCCTTTAGCTCCTTTCCTGACCTCTGGTTTGTGCTGtgtgctgtgcagagcaggggcctccgcCTGTAGGCTCCAGAGGAATCAGTTCTGCTCTGCCAAAGGGTGAAAATGGAGTTGTTGAACTGCCCTGTGCATTCAGTGGGGATACCTGGGGATGGGCACTGtgagctgagtgaaggggatttggTCCAGTGACCCACTGGGAATATTCTCTTTCTATCACTGTGTGAGACAAATACAGCACTCAcgccagctgtctctgaaagagaagatctttgtgagggattcatcctcccacccttgccctcttgaacagaggtgtctgtatctgacTCAGGCAAACCAGCTCCAACTCcaaaaagggagagaaacagtgaagtgaaggcaggggctgacctgacaATTTCTAGATGTCTCTCTCCCAATGAGATGGACCCtgtcctcacatcagtttaccatctGCACCCTTTCTCCAGACACTGTAGTGTAGTCTGGgaagtgactagctctgatgtacacaccctgcagcagattacgtccatttattttgtggaaaaactATTAACATTTTAACACTCATTTTCTCCAGGAAATGGGATGCAGTGGAGGGGTCTGgttatatatttcttttagttttcaGATGCCTCCATCACACCATGGGAGCGTTCTTTCATGGGacagaaatctttggcatttcaggtGCTCTCAacatgagcacttgtgcatcccaagaagaaaagaaggctcaTGGCGACTGTGTATGGAGCCAGGGCATCTGGTCTGTCCGTAAATCTTGCTCTCCATTgctctgtgcttgcacctctcccagctaagTGAAAATTACACTCACAAATTAccctaagaaagaaactggactgaggtgagagcagaggaCTTCAGTTTTGAAGCGAATATTTCCAAATTCTCTCTCAGCCCACATATGGAGAGACTTCTTCAGAGCGTGTGACGACGTGTCTGACTCACACGACCAGCACAAGGACTCTCAGCTATGACAAAtgtgcaatgggagagctgtggtcTTCTGGAGgtcagcttgcagcctggcaggacactcCACAAAGACAGTCAGGAGTGCTAGAAATGgggtctccttaagggagagtcagatcattccccaaccagatgaaatgcatttcCTGAATGGATGAAAGGGGACTTGGGCATGTCACTGCCTTAAAGACAACTCCATGCAGGACCTACAGCGTAAATGCCttcactgcagctgaacccccccTCCTTAAACCCAGAGAACACAAGAGCAAGAACCAGACCAGCACGGAGAGGCGAAGAGACAAGGAGCAATACCGTGACTCTCCTAccaaagggaaagcaaggagagagagacagatgggcaatCAAGAAAGCCTTCACtttacccagctgtgcacaccacctcccagatggCAACACTGCAGGACTGttgtgcagtgggaaatgggcacatTGCGGGAGAGATGCTTCTCTCCTGTGCTGGAAGTCAGGCTGCTGGCAAGGGGCCCTGGACcccctggccttgagggcagaggctctgctgggtgggagaagagACACAAGGGGTTGCTTAGAGGaaaatgtctgcattgcagggactgtcTGAGAGTTTTCCAAATTCTTCCTCCCacagtatttctgttttcagtttcccCTGATTCTCTGACTGTATCTCCACTACCTGCAGCTTTCCCTCCGGGGAGCTGTTGCTCTgtcccatgtcttttccctgccagcgctctgcaaacagtaggaaaacaaaaacattctcagGAAAGAGATTCAGGAAAGATCCTTGTCTTTAACATAAGGCTTGCCTTGACTGTCCTTTTGAAAAGGCCCCTCAGAAATAACCTGGTGGGTGAGCTGGAGAGCAGTCCTGACtcacgcagcaccctctcaacaggagaacaaacctgccctgccagggatCGCTCCTTCTACCCcaagcttctccccacagtgccatggggagtTACCTGGGCAGGCAGAGTGCCAGCccttgcaggcggcagagtcactgccacaggcacacggcaccctggggtgcagggacagtGCTCTGAAttacaatctgtgcagacctgggtgcactccctggcttcacaccccctgcactgtccctgggagaaggcagctgtgatgccctgtccctctgatggtgtggcAGTAagtccctgctctaaagcaccacctgctccaaagaGGAGAAGCTaggagagctgccctgacagatgttatcagctgtggaaggtgctgGCTTTACGAGAACACTCTAGGAActgcagcagcattgccctgcagccagagacttactatgtcaagggctgtgaagatttctccctgcagtgaGCTCTCAGTCATCCTCCAATTCCcaactgtctttaacttctgagtgactcatctcatcctggagtctgcaggcagtgccctgagtcttgctcctcctttaagagcagctgcacccggacagagctgtctctcttcagcacctgccaggttgccatgggctcctgcagccccaggagccaagccgagctcaggaacagaggcccagctgaagacatgaGTTTCTCTGTCCCCTGTGCACCCTCAAGACGTTCCCAgagctccagggctgacagttcctgaaaggcagcaggatcACTCCTGGGAAATGTCCGCTGAATTAGACTAAACTAATCACCAGTGGTCTCTCTCTAAACAGTAGAGGGAGACTGAGTCCAGCACTGCAGTTGGTCTCATTGGAAGGTGGTTATCTAAGagaagtggaaatgtcccactctggaaggccctgctcccatctcataacaagacaggacacctgcacaAGGACAAGAAAGGAGTTCATTTACTTGTGTTTGAGTGATTGACCTTCTACAAAGGTGAACTCTTTTTAGGAGAACCAGATCCAGTTCATCTCTGCAGCCCGTCTCCTCACAGGGGTCCCCAGGGAAGCTATGGCATGTTGGGTGACCGAAGCTCAGCCCAGCAGAGCACTTGGGCACTCTTGGGCAGCTCGGTCATCTTGCTCCGGGCTGGGTCCTTCTGAACCAgcgaaggatgtggtggccctgggtcTTCCCCtctgggcccacagctccaccagaaacatggggttagggtatgcaggcagacaactaggctctggcttggaGTTGAGCTAACTGACCACGGCGTGAGAAACTAGTGGGTATGAGAAATGATTGGACGCTGCAGGGAACAGAATGAGACCCTGCCAAGTTACAGACAGCACTgtgagggatggctggatttcagTGATGGTTAAGGGAGAATTATATGAGAAAAGGACAAGCTTCCCACATAACTGGCGTATTGGGGTCCTTTGGGGAGTAGACTCTTGCAGCACCAGCAGTACCGAGGTTACAATATCAAAAGCGCCATATGAGCCAGAGGTTACCTAGCtaacagtatcagaaatattAAACTTGAGTACATAGGCAGTAGAACTGGGATCAATGAAGAAAAGAACACTTAGAGATGGGCTGTTTAtttcaaaggggataaagctggaaaaagggagggatcaagctGGATCATGTaagaagcagcatgggaaaatggaggcagagggaataaaaggggccagtcatGTGCAAGTAAGCTGCTGGCACGTACACTTGTCTGGCCAGGCTGTGTACCTGGTCTCTGCGGTGTAGCCTGTCATTATATtgaatcctattcctagctattttCTGTGTGAGTGTGCTCTCTGTTCTGCATGAGTGCaggtgtggaaggcttgcagatgTCCAGGCAACCAGCTACCAGAGATACCTGTGCGAGGGTGCATGTAAGGTCCTACAAACTTTGAGTCCGATTAACTGGTGAGCaagaacaggaccaggccatttgtaTCGTTCATGTTTGTGAGTATTGCACGCATCTCTGTGGTGCCTATAAAGGTACTACGTCTGAGTTGATTTTTTTGGTGGTCGACCATGTccatacagagtgtgtgtgtatgcctctTGGAAGTACGTGCCCTGCCTCACTGCTGACAGGACCAACGAACAGAGAACTGCAGCAGTTCCCCTTCCAGCAGACCAGGAGGGATCTCTTTATTCAGAAATCCACTGGATTCAGTGTTCTTTAACactgcaggccttggaggtgctgcagccacTTGATCTTGATGCTGAGGATCTGTTGTTACACATACTATACATGTCTTCATCATGtccaagagttaaaaaaaaagttgggctATATTTAAGCCAAATAACTATCTCAAaaatctcaagacctgtttttgCCTTTTACACAACAAACATTACTCTCATGTTAAGGAtcgcaggaaggtatttgggtcaagaattttttttaagctttgtcaggtattgcacaaacatctccatagctctTTCAGCATCactgctgaaactttgcaaaactttgcaaaactgtgCTATGTCTctgattgattgtgcacataatccttaGGCACCCGGACTCCTCTCCTTTGCACACTTTGCACACACTCCTTTAGACATAAACCGTTGACctagtctgggactaggattggattCAGCCGCATCTGGACTCCTCTGAAGAGGAGTTTGGAAATCAAGAAAgtcctttctgaacctcgtgactcaaCGGGAGGGTCTCCTTCGCACACACTCCTTTAGACATGaactgttgaccaagtctgggactaggattggatccAGCCGCACCCAGGCTCCTCTGAAGAGGAGGTTGGAAAacaagggggtcctttctgaaccttgtgactcaacaggagggtctccctgacactttcaGCTGACTCTGTCCTCCACACAGTAAATAACAGAGTGAAACTTGCCATCAAACCTCATTAAGTCACTCTCTTATCTATGATTACACTTTGTTAAGTCACTATCTTACTGCAATAAAAtatagtgctgcttctctcctacGAGTGAAGTGCATTACTGCACTCATCCACACCACAGGTACCCAGGGCTGTTCTTCGGAGCGACCTTGACAGGACACAGAAATatgctgctgggaaaagcaaggccaTGAAATATCCTGGTCTTGGGTGGCATAagccccacgacaggcagggCGGGGGCCAAGTCACTAGagagcacctctgcagaaaaagtcctggaggtcctggggacaagcggagctggaggcagcagagtgcagccagcagggtgagggaaggcattgcttccCCGCAGCTCAGCATGGGCGAGACCATGTCTGGGCACAGGGTCCAgtttgggctccccagtcccAGACAGATGTAGACGCACTGCTGCAAGCCCAGCAGAGGACCCTGAGCTGGTGGGGAGCTGGAACATGGAATGTATGAGGTGACACCAAGgctgctgggtgtgttcagctgggagaagggaaggtgcaaggggatctggctgctgcctgcagctactaagggcagggtggggagaggatggagccagagccTTCGCGAGGTTcctggggccaggacgagggtcaaggacacaaggggcagcagggaaaattcccatctgagagtgccaaaagcctttgaagcctaagggtgctccaacagagagagtccgagctctgccaggccctgggaaaccccctctggctgccaccccttgcggcaggagcttggagcagagacctccagaagccccttcccaccccagctgctctgggactggttgaacaggtttctctccaggcctgactggcttcactggcattgcctgcactagtctttctctgcagatttacctgacaccaagtaacacaggcggaaaagcttcccagggttttaTTCAAAGCAGGAAATGGCTGTCACCGACTAGGGTCTGTGTGGACACGAGTGCTATGAGAacaagaagcatttctgtagcacccaggacagaGTCTCcgtcgctcttgctctctgctctgcgccagccccgatctcaggggacctgcccggcacttgcacccgcacgccgttcctctcgctgccccgtgacacagcggcagcagaaagctctgcgcagagcccgaagtgctgtgctgagccgtgagggccatcgcctgggcgctgcagcatgcgggagggtggcgttgcctgtggcgggaaggagagccgcgtgtgaggggcagcgagggcgcaggaccggcacctgcctgtcccctgccaccaagggctttcccgcggggtcgtggccttggcacagccagctcccgagggcttcctgctgccggccTCGGTGCCCCTTGCTTTGCCAGCACAGGCCCCCAGTCCCCAGAAGGGCTCTTGACTTGGGTACATACCTGGGTCAGCCTCTGGtgtgtgcctgaaggaagaggatgacttctgctcgcctttgggctcagaggcaacctgcatgggcagAGCAAGAGCACACACCTGCGTGCCATCAGCTGGCAATGCTCAGGATACTGGTGCCCCGGGATGGACGGGGGAAAGGGCTTGGGGTCGGGAGATGCTGCCACCAGCTGtgagtcccaaggggagggacctgcggctggcacagcaatggcacaaggccgtagcagcagggctgggctggctgggggccgCGACGGGCAGGGGCGAATGGAGGCGGCTGGGTGCGTGGCGGAAGGGGGGGTCGCTCACCGGGTGTGGGAGGGGGGTGCTGCTGGGGCCACCCctcccctcctcgctcagcatccatgccccagggccgAATGCAGCACAAGGGGTGGAGAGCATGTcagccctgtgcctttggcactttgaaacagagaggagcaggcatctcccccatgggagaca
Encoded here:
- the LOC135324346 gene encoding olfactory receptor 14A16-like, producing MAYDRYIAICRPLHYETLMGERACVKMAAAAWASGFLNAVVPTANVFSVTFCQGNVLGQFFCEIPQILKLSCSDSYLREVGVIGVSLSLVVGCFILIVLSYVQIFTVVLRIPSEQGQHKAFSMCLPHLFVVSMFFSTAVFAYLKPLSISSPGLDPALAVLYSVLPPTLKSLIYSMRNKERQGTLKKLIQLVVVQQQ